CGCTAGAGAAACTGAGACTTGAACCCTACCTGCAGCTAGAAATGCGTCTGGGTGAAGGCAGCGGAGCCGCTGTTGCCATGCATATCGTAGATGCAGCGTGTGCGGCCTATAACGAAATTGGTAGCTTGGCTGATAGCAACATCGTACTTCCTGCTTAACGTCTTCCTCAGCATTAATTTCCCCTGTATCCCTTTGGTACAGGGGTTCTCCCGCACTTTCCCCTCGTCAATTTCTTACGAAGTTTCTCGCCATTTCGCGACATTATTTTGGTTATAACATTTCAAACCCTGAGAGATATATTTCAAAACAATAGTAATCATGCTATTAGCGCGAATAGGCCTAGTCAGCAGGGAAATCAATGTATTTTCGGCAAGTGAAAAAACTATTTACGAATTCCTAGCGTTTATTAAAAACCATAAAATTTATTATTTGGTATTAATCCTATTGCCACATATGTATTTCATATCACATTGTTGCATTTATGTTTAATTATTGTTTTTGATTTGATCAAAAACGGTGGTTTTCAGCTTTAAACACCGGTTTTTTACACTTTATAAAATTTAACTTTTTATAATATCTTTCTTTAAAAGATTATGTATCGCAACTTTTCAATGTGCGACAAAGTAGCTCGCATAAGTCATAGGAATTATCCTATTCAGGTGAAACTGTCGTATTAACCTATTAGTGTAAATTTTTGTTTTTTTATGACATTGTCGGAATTATTATTTCCGGAGCCAGATATGAGTACGGATTACACAATTTTTATCTGGGAAGTGAAATTTTTAACTGGTGTTATGGCTTAATCTCCTGTTTGCATAAGATAAATTTATAAATATATTTATCTGAAAACCAAAAAATAAAATTTCACAGGGAATAAATACATTATGGATATTTTCGCCTTAGCCGGCGAAGGAACTCTTATTATCTAAATTATGGAAACAAAAATGAAAATGAATAAATTAGCTGTGGCATTGGTTATGACTATGGGTATTGCGTCTGCAGCAGCTAATGCAGCAGGCACAGTAGGCGGCAACGGTGTTATTAAATTCAACGGTTCTATTGTTGATGCTGCGTGTTCAATTGCGCCTAATAACAGCGAGCAGACTATCGATCTGGGTTCTATTGCAATTAAGGCCTTGAAAGGCGGCGCTAAATCAACTCCAGCTGATTTCCACATCAAGCTGACTGGCTGTGACATTAGCGGCGGTGCTGCACCTAAAGCTTCTATTACCTTCAACGGTACTACCGCTACGGGTTCAACCAAACTGTTGGGTATCGTCAGCAGCACAGCGTCGGGCGTGGGTGTTGGTATTACCGATGCTAACGGTAAAGATTTCGAGCTGGGTAAAGAAACCGAAGTTAAGACCTTGATTCAAGGTGAGAACTCACTTGATTTTGCTGCCTATGTTCAGGCAACAGGTGCTTCAGGATCTGCTATCACCGCAGGTGACTTCACCAGCCAGACTGACTTCGTGATTACTTACAACTAATTGTTCTTGAATGATTGGATCTGTATTCACATTGAAATATATAAATCACTGATTACAGAGAAAATTACTTAAGAATGATGTTGTGGTCATGGATTGGGGCGTTGATGACAACGCCCTTATTTCCAGAGAGTGGTTTAGTAGGAGAGATAGCATGGTGGTCCGTACGCTCTGTGCCTTTATGGTTTTATTTGTAACAACGGCGGGGGCTATGGGTGTTCAGCAGGGGCGCGTCAAAATGGGCGGCACCTTGGTGGCAACAGCATGCAGCATATCTTCTGGATCATTAGAACAGGTTATTGATTTAGGCTCTCTGCCGGTTAGTGAGCTTGCGCGTACTGGGCAAGGTCCAGAAAAAGCATTCGTCATCAAATTGGAAAACTGTGAACTGACTTCTCAGGATAATTTGCGTCCTGATTTTAAAAGTGTGCACCTCACGTTTGATGGGGTTAGAGATGATACCGCCAATTTGCTAAGTATTAATGGAGAGGCCAGCGGGATTGGTCTGATACTGAAAGATGAGGCTGGCAATACTATTGTGCCGGGGAAAGCCATAGCAGATATTCCACTGAATGTGGGGTCGATGGATTTGAATTATAAGCTGGCGATTCAGCGAAATAAGCATGAATTACGCGCTGGGAATTACAGCGTTATTGTGAAATTCAAAGTGGAATATTTATAAAAAAAGATTTTATAGAAAAATAATTACTCTCCTCATCGTTACCTCATATTAGGTACGGGGGAGTTTGCGCATAAAACGAATTTCAGACAGGTTTTTGTCTTCATGTTATGCGCACATTAGGTGAATGGTTTTCTGTAAGAACTGTTTTTGTTTGGTACATCTGGGCTAGAGAATAATAGAGACGGTAATGTCTACATTCCATATCAATAAAATCAGTTTGGCCATGGCGTTTGCATTGGCTAGCACCAGCATGTCCAGCAAAGCCGTAGAGTTTAATACGGATATGCTAGATACCGCAGATAAGGCAAATATCGACTTTTCTCGTTTCTCAAAAGCAAACTATATCTTGCCTGGTCTGTATCAGTTAGCACTGAGAGTTAATGACCAGAACGTGGGTGAGTATCCGTTTAATTACTACCCACGAGAAAACCAGCCAGACAGCAGTGAAGCCTGCGTTTCACCGCAAATAGTCAGTGAATTGGGATTGAAACCTGCCGCCTTAAATAAAGTGACCTACTGGCATCAGGGAGAGTGCGCAGATTTTAGCCAGCTTGAAGGTACAACGGTTCGCGGAGATTTATCGAACTCAAGTTTGCAGCTTTCTATTCCACAGGCATGGATTGAGTACAGCGATCCAAATTGGGTTCCATCGTCACGTTGGGATGAAGGGATCCCAGGTTTGCTGCTGGACTACAACCTGAATGCTTCGATGAGTCGCCCTAATGAAGGTAGCAATAGCCAAAATGCCAGCATAAGCGGAACCGTGGGGGCTAACGCCGGTGCATGGCGTTTGCGTGGCGATTATCAGGGGAGCTATAGCCGTGCTTCAGGCTCATCGCAGAGCAGTCAGCACAATATGGATTGGAGCCGCGTTTATATGTATCGCGCGCTCCCCACGCTGCGTTCAACGCTATCGGTGGGGGAAAACTATCTCTCATCCAGCATTTTCGATTCTTGGCGTTACACCGGGATGTCTTTGAGCAGCGATGACCGGATGCTGCCTCCCGCGTTACGTGGCTATGCACCGGAAGTTTCCGGGATTGCCAAAACGAACGCCAAGGTTGTGGTGACTCAGCAAGGACGTGTGCTGTATGAGACCACGGTGCCATCAGGTCCATTTCGTATTCAAGATTTGAGTAGCGCGGTGACCGGCAAGCTTGACGTAAAGGTTGAGGAACAAGATGGAACGGTTCAAACATTTCAGGTTGATACCGCGACGATCCCTTATCTGACCCGCCCCGGAATGGTGCGTTATAAGTTTGCGATGGGGCGTCCGTCAACCTACGAACATCATATACAAGGCCCAACTTTTGCAACCGGTGAGTTTTCATGGGGGATTGCCAATAGTTGGTCTTTGTATGGCGGTAGCATTCTTGCAGGGGACTATAACTCGGCGTCGATGGGTATTGGGCGCGATCTGTTTTTGCTCGGTGCCGTTTCTGCCGACGTGACGCAGTCTTTTGCTCGCTTACCCGGTGAAGAGCAACGCCAAGGGAAATCATGGCGCTTGAGCTATTCCAAACGCTTTGATGAGTACGACAGTGAAGTGACCTTTGCGGGTTATCGCTTCTCCGAGCGTGATTATATGTCGATGGGCGAATTCCTCGATGCGCGCTATCACGAGGAAAATTCAGGTCACGATAAAGAGCTTTATACCATCACGGCGAATAAAAACTTCTCCGAAGTGGGGTTGAGTTTTTACTTCAGCTACAGCCATCAGACCTATTGGGATCAGCCAACGGATGACCGTTATAGCCTGTCTGGAAACACGTATGTGAGTCTATTTTCGCTGAAAAATGTGTCTCTCAACGTTTCTGCCACGCGCAGCAAAATTAATGAACGCAATGATGATGCGGTGTTTGTGAGCCTGTCTATTCCGATGGGGAATTCTGCATCAATCGGCTATGACGGCCAGTACAGCAACAATCGATATAGCCAGAACGTCAGCTATTACGACCGTGTTGATAATAACAACAACTACCGAGTGTCTACCGGGGTCAGCAGCGGCGGTGATGAGAGCACCCGAACACAGTTTAATGGCTATTACAGCCATCGCGGCGATTTTGCTGATATGAGCGCTAATGCCGCCTATTCGCAGGGTAACTACAGCTCGGCGGGGATGACAATGCAGGGGGGGGCCACGATTACGGCGAAAGGTGCGGCGCTGCATTCGGGCGGGATCAGCGGAGGTACTCGCTTGATGGTGGATACCGAAGGCGTTGGCGGCGTTCCGATTAACGGCGGCCGTGTGCATACCAACGGTTACGGTATCGGGGTGATTACGGATATGAACAGCTATTACCGTAATTCAACCAGTATTGATTTAACCAAAATGGCCGACGATGTGGATTCTAGCCGTTCCGTTGTGGACTCAGCGCTGACTGAAGGGGCGATTGGTTATCGCAAATTTGGCGTAATCAAAGGTGCTAAGGCTCTAGCGGTATTGGCAATGGCAGATGGTAGCCATCCGCCGTTTGGCGCCAGCGTAAGAAATAGTGAAGGCAAGGAATTGGCCATCGTAGGTGATGGCGGCATGGCTTGGCTAACAGGCCTGCAGGGCGGAGAGTCACTCGATGTGTTATGGGATGGCGCAGCACAGTGTGTGATATCCATTCCTAAAACCTTGCGAGATCAGGAGCAGCTGCTTTTACCGTGTCATACGGTAGCGCAAAGCCAAACATCCACGGTAGCGAAAGATAGCGCTGCTATAGAACCGACAGATAACATCCATGAAGAGCAATAACATTATGAAATTAAAACAAACTTTATCATTAGGCTTCGTCTTGTTACTGGCTGCTCAGGCAGCAGAGGCAGCCATTGCTCTCGATCGTACCCGCGCCATTTTCGATGGTAGCCAAAAATCGATCAGCCTGAATATTCGCAACGATAATACTCAGCTGCCTTATTTAGCACAGTCATGGTTGGAAGATAGCAATGGCCAGAAGATTACCGATCCTCTGGTGGTTGTACCGCCTGTTCAACGCGTAGAACCT
This is a stretch of genomic DNA from Hafnia alvei. It encodes these proteins:
- a CDS encoding outer membrane usher protein, with product MSTFHINKISLAMAFALASTSMSSKAVEFNTDMLDTADKANIDFSRFSKANYILPGLYQLALRVNDQNVGEYPFNYYPRENQPDSSEACVSPQIVSELGLKPAALNKVTYWHQGECADFSQLEGTTVRGDLSNSSLQLSIPQAWIEYSDPNWVPSSRWDEGIPGLLLDYNLNASMSRPNEGSNSQNASISGTVGANAGAWRLRGDYQGSYSRASGSSQSSQHNMDWSRVYMYRALPTLRSTLSVGENYLSSSIFDSWRYTGMSLSSDDRMLPPALRGYAPEVSGIAKTNAKVVVTQQGRVLYETTVPSGPFRIQDLSSAVTGKLDVKVEEQDGTVQTFQVDTATIPYLTRPGMVRYKFAMGRPSTYEHHIQGPTFATGEFSWGIANSWSLYGGSILAGDYNSASMGIGRDLFLLGAVSADVTQSFARLPGEEQRQGKSWRLSYSKRFDEYDSEVTFAGYRFSERDYMSMGEFLDARYHEENSGHDKELYTITANKNFSEVGLSFYFSYSHQTYWDQPTDDRYSLSGNTYVSLFSLKNVSLNVSATRSKINERNDDAVFVSLSIPMGNSASIGYDGQYSNNRYSQNVSYYDRVDNNNNYRVSTGVSSGGDESTRTQFNGYYSHRGDFADMSANAAYSQGNYSSAGMTMQGGATITAKGAALHSGGISGGTRLMVDTEGVGGVPINGGRVHTNGYGIGVITDMNSYYRNSTSIDLTKMADDVDSSRSVVDSALTEGAIGYRKFGVIKGAKALAVLAMADGSHPPFGASVRNSEGKELAIVGDGGMAWLTGLQGGESLDVLWDGAAQCVISIPKTLRDQEQLLLPCHTVAQSQTSTVAKDSAAIEPTDNIHEEQ
- a CDS encoding fimbrial protein, with protein sequence MKMNKLAVALVMTMGIASAAANAAGTVGGNGVIKFNGSIVDAACSIAPNNSEQTIDLGSIAIKALKGGAKSTPADFHIKLTGCDISGGAAPKASITFNGTTATGSTKLLGIVSSTASGVGVGITDANGKDFELGKETEVKTLIQGENSLDFAAYVQATGASGSAITAGDFTSQTDFVITYN
- a CDS encoding fimbrial protein, which encodes MVVRTLCAFMVLFVTTAGAMGVQQGRVKMGGTLVATACSISSGSLEQVIDLGSLPVSELARTGQGPEKAFVIKLENCELTSQDNLRPDFKSVHLTFDGVRDDTANLLSINGEASGIGLILKDEAGNTIVPGKAIADIPLNVGSMDLNYKLAIQRNKHELRAGNYSVIVKFKVEYL